From one Microthrixaceae bacterium genomic stretch:
- a CDS encoding glycosyltransferase, protein MLDRPTGVGTFTREVLDGLAGRGDVEVTAFAVTMRGRAGLKAVVPAGVGVSGRTVPARLAREMWARCDHPDAHLLVGDVDVVHGPNFVAPPGGSGTVEVVTVHDLTAVHHPGLCTPDVLQWPALLRRALRRGAWVHTVSDFVADEVRDAFPDADERIVAVANGHRAPGPATTRSDAARGHHLAGSEALRLGGRHGGAPQGPSDAGLGLRRIGSR, encoded by the coding sequence TTGCTGGATCGGCCGACCGGGGTTGGGACGTTCACCCGTGAGGTGCTCGATGGTCTCGCCGGTCGAGGTGACGTGGAGGTCACCGCCTTTGCCGTGACCATGCGTGGTCGTGCTGGACTGAAAGCGGTCGTGCCCGCAGGGGTCGGGGTCAGCGGCCGTACCGTTCCGGCCCGCCTGGCTCGGGAGATGTGGGCTCGCTGCGATCATCCAGATGCACATCTGTTGGTGGGTGACGTCGACGTGGTCCATGGACCGAACTTCGTGGCTCCCCCCGGGGGCTCGGGCACGGTCGAGGTGGTCACGGTTCACGACTTGACCGCGGTTCATCACCCTGGCCTGTGCACACCAGATGTGTTGCAGTGGCCGGCCTTGCTGCGACGGGCGTTGCGCCGAGGGGCATGGGTGCACACGGTCAGCGATTTCGTGGCCGACGAGGTACGAGACGCCTTCCCCGATGCCGACGAGCGGATCGTCGCGGTGGCGAACGGCCACCGGGCTCCCGGTCCTGCGACGACTCGCTCCGACGCGGCCCGGGGCCATCACCTGGCTGGATCTGAGGCGTTACGTCTTGGCGGTCGGCACGGTGGAGCCCCGCAAGGACCTTCCGATGCTGGTCTCGGCCTTCGACGCATTGGCAGCAGATGA
- a CDS encoding glycosyltransferase, which produces MEPRKDLPMLVSAFDALAADDPDLRLVIAGPDGWGATALTAAIDGAWHRRRIRRLGWVDDDARWALVRGASVVAYPSRYEGFGLVPLDAMSVGVPVVATAAGAIPEVTGDAARLVPVGDRDALTEALREVLNDGDVSAGLITAGNQRHPLFSWATTVGGLMSLYRAASEG; this is translated from the coding sequence GTGGAGCCCCGCAAGGACCTTCCGATGCTGGTCTCGGCCTTCGACGCATTGGCAGCAGATGACCCAGACCTACGACTGGTGATCGCTGGCCCCGACGGTTGGGGGGCCACGGCGCTCACCGCGGCGATCGACGGTGCGTGGCATCGTCGGCGGATCCGGCGTCTCGGCTGGGTCGACGACGATGCTCGGTGGGCCCTGGTCCGAGGTGCGTCGGTCGTGGCCTATCCGAGCCGTTACGAAGGTTTCGGGTTGGTGCCGCTCGATGCCATGTCGGTCGGGGTGCCGGTGGTGGCCACGGCGGCCGGTGCCATCCCGGAGGTGACAGGTGACGCGGCTCGACTGGTCCCCGTCGGTGACCGCGACGCTCTCACCGAGGCCTTGAGGGAGGTGCTGAACGACGGCGACGTGTCGGCTGGCCTGATCACAGCGGGTAACCAGCGTCACCCGCTGTTCTCGTGGGCCACAACGGTGGGGGGGCTGATGTCTCTCTATCGGGCGGCCAGCGAGGGCTGA
- a CDS encoding DUF4214 domain-containing protein, with translation MSTPRQAVTVRSRRHRAAVSLIVLLAVTLGSAGNLMVQPAGALEPPPTAASPYGPFATAKELVNQTYKDVLMREPTTTESRVAVSKLEGGTEPAVFVAGLVNSTEANTNVHSVIRLYRTYFLRNPDLRGFQSWVTKRIEGMPLAHISNQFAVSKEFSVRYGVLNDEQFVDLVYEKVLKRPADPAGRAFWLDRLRNGHHRGYVMIMFSESPEYVRGTWGVVTAVHVYTSLLQASIKLGPADTYGASLQNGRKTTEDLIRELMNGQAYKARFKTAA, from the coding sequence GTGTCCACCCCCCGACAGGCCGTCACCGTGCGGTCACGCCGTCACCGGGCTGCTGTCAGCCTCATAGTCCTGCTCGCCGTGACCCTCGGATCTGCCGGCAACCTCATGGTCCAGCCTGCCGGCGCGCTGGAGCCCCCACCCACCGCGGCCTCGCCCTACGGTCCCTTCGCCACGGCTAAGGAGTTGGTGAACCAGACCTACAAGGACGTCCTCATGCGGGAACCAACAACCACCGAATCCCGGGTGGCGGTTTCCAAGCTGGAGGGCGGAACCGAACCGGCCGTGTTCGTCGCCGGGTTGGTCAACAGCACCGAGGCCAACACCAACGTTCACTCCGTGATCAGGCTCTACCGGACCTACTTCCTCCGCAACCCCGACCTCCGCGGCTTCCAGTCGTGGGTGACCAAGCGGATCGAGGGGATGCCGCTGGCCCACATCTCCAACCAGTTCGCGGTGTCCAAGGAGTTCAGCGTGCGCTACGGCGTCCTGAACGACGAGCAGTTCGTGGACCTCGTCTACGAGAAGGTGCTCAAGCGCCCCGCTGACCCGGCTGGGCGGGCGTTCTGGTTGGACCGCCTCCGCAACGGTCACCACCGTGGCTACGTGATGATCATGTTCTCGGAGTCCCCCGAGTACGTCCGCGGCACCTGGGGCGTGGTCACCGCGGTTCACGTCTACACCTCGCTGCTCCAAGCCAGCATCAAGCTCGGCCCTGCCGATACCTATGGTGCTTCGCTCCAGAACGGCCGCAAGACCACCGAGGACCTCATCCGAGAACTGATGAACGGCCAGGCCTACAAGGCTCGCTTCAAGACCGCAGCCTGA
- a CDS encoding GSCFA domain-containing protein codes for MSNQPDHPYREISDNQRWHRAVTWAPPGGLDPVVSTRFGVGPDDLIGTMGSCFAQHLSRHLSRSGLGYFVAEVAPADLDEAEARRRQYGTFSARYGNVYTAAQAIQLFRRAYGDMVPIEGAWTRGSVFVDPFRPRVEPDGFADVAALEGDRVRHLAAVREVFERSTVLVFTLGLTEAWRSRDDGAVFATAPGVDGGVWDPDRYEFVNYGVDEVRSHLFELCDLVRSVNPGAKILLTVSPVPLVATYEPRHVLVSTTVSKAVLRVAAEEALARFDFVDYFPSYELIASATGITDSYEPDRRSVTDVGVSHVMRVFTHHYVDGAAWSAPSSGTLGAAASRAMTTSAADYPVICDEDAVLAAMEATAPGG; via the coding sequence GTGTCGAACCAGCCTGACCATCCCTACCGGGAGATCAGCGACAACCAACGCTGGCACCGAGCCGTCACCTGGGCTCCCCCCGGCGGGTTGGACCCCGTGGTGTCCACTCGTTTCGGTGTCGGGCCCGACGACCTGATCGGGACAATGGGTTCCTGCTTCGCCCAGCACCTATCCAGGCACCTGTCGCGGTCGGGGCTCGGGTACTTCGTGGCCGAGGTCGCTCCCGCAGACCTAGACGAAGCCGAGGCTCGGCGTCGCCAGTACGGCACCTTCTCGGCCCGGTACGGAAACGTCTACACGGCGGCCCAGGCGATCCAGCTGTTTCGACGGGCTTACGGCGACATGGTTCCCATCGAGGGCGCGTGGACCCGAGGGTCGGTGTTCGTCGACCCGTTTCGGCCGCGGGTCGAACCCGACGGTTTCGCGGACGTCGCTGCTCTCGAAGGGGATCGGGTCCGCCACCTTGCCGCGGTGCGCGAGGTGTTCGAACGCTCGACGGTGTTGGTGTTCACCCTGGGACTCACCGAGGCGTGGCGTAGCCGCGACGACGGGGCTGTGTTCGCCACCGCTCCGGGAGTGGATGGAGGGGTGTGGGACCCCGATCGCTACGAGTTCGTGAACTACGGGGTGGACGAGGTCAGGTCCCACCTGTTCGAGCTGTGTGATCTGGTTCGTTCCGTGAACCCGGGCGCCAAGATCCTGCTCACGGTGTCGCCGGTCCCGCTGGTGGCCACCTACGAACCCCGCCACGTACTGGTTTCGACCACGGTGTCCAAAGCGGTTCTGCGAGTGGCAGCCGAGGAGGCACTGGCTCGTTTCGACTTCGTTGACTATTTCCCGAGCTACGAACTGATCGCCTCCGCTACGGGCATCACCGACAGCTACGAGCCCGACCGACGGTCGGTGACAGACGTCGGAGTGTCTCACGTGATGCGGGTGTTCACCCATCACTACGTGGACGGCGCTGCGTGGTCGGCTCCGTCGTCGGGAACCTTGGGGGCAGCAGCGAGCCGGGCCATGACCACCTCCGCCGCCGACTACCCGGTCATTTGTGACGAGGACGCGGTCCTAGCGGCCATGGAGGCGACGGCGCCAGGAGGCTGA
- a CDS encoding carboxylesterase family protein, producing the protein MKTLTGSARTRSIHRQVVALILVAVSALVPAGRGALFGVEQASAAATLSASPSTDLVDGQDVTVSGAGFTDMVLIALCPVGLTDAEAEDCAWAQELVLGQPDEAGSFSLTFRISALVAESGSGTFTDCRSAMCELVGLEWQDDGGPVVRARVPMAFDPVAPLIPAPVVSVNPDSDLFDGQTVSVGGAGFDPEEPFTVQLCAADGTETGCRSLGSGVTSASGDLITDVKLRATVASYETEEARIDCRSASAVCQVQVYADAWRQPDPVTVDFDPAAPLLPLPLLSAHPTTDLVDGQVVHLSGSGFDPGSWIVITQCGPTDLDGNRTCRSNHTSASPDPIGAIESDLAVRTIIKPWADSGDEPVDCRVQNCVVRAYSPDGSYVFPLDFDPDAPLMAPPSVSVDPSADIVDGEAVAVTLTGFDPATYVDVSLCEIGTERCDPASSRSPEIDMDGPTVVELKLYGAFPTYAEPVDCRQGPGCEIRVTDWIEEETYRVPVSFGPPPPSRGRFIDPVFSDIEVDHDVLYRTTTDHLGRTVDLKMDIYQPAGDRLAQRPVVMWMHGGWFIFGDKSSMEPYAWASAQRGYVAISLQYRLRTDASTSQLEEVVAAAHDARDDASAALHWIRANADDLRIDPRAIFVGGYSAGGVLSWNLSYPDQSRGYGPSEVAAAAPIAGVPFVARTR; encoded by the coding sequence ATGAAGACCTTGACGGGCTCGGCCCGAACGCGCTCGATCCACCGCCAGGTGGTGGCTCTGATCCTGGTGGCGGTGTCTGCCTTGGTCCCGGCCGGGCGAGGCGCCCTCTTCGGTGTCGAACAGGCATCGGCGGCTGCCACCCTGTCGGCTTCTCCCTCGACTGATCTTGTGGACGGACAAGACGTGACCGTCTCCGGGGCGGGTTTCACGGACATGGTCCTGATCGCGCTGTGCCCGGTCGGGCTGACCGATGCCGAGGCAGAGGATTGCGCCTGGGCTCAGGAGTTGGTCCTGGGGCAACCTGATGAGGCCGGTTCGTTCTCGCTGACCTTCCGGATCTCGGCTCTTGTCGCCGAGTCCGGGTCTGGAACGTTCACCGACTGCCGCTCGGCGATGTGTGAGCTGGTTGGCCTGGAATGGCAGGACGATGGTGGGCCGGTGGTCCGGGCCCGCGTTCCGATGGCATTCGATCCCGTCGCCCCGCTGATCCCGGCCCCGGTGGTATCGGTGAATCCCGACTCGGATCTGTTCGACGGTCAAACCGTCTCGGTGGGCGGGGCCGGATTCGACCCTGAGGAGCCGTTCACCGTCCAGCTCTGCGCAGCAGATGGCACCGAGACCGGGTGTCGGTCGCTCGGCAGCGGCGTGACCTCTGCCAGTGGTGACCTGATCACAGACGTGAAGCTGCGAGCCACGGTGGCCAGCTACGAGACCGAAGAGGCCCGGATCGATTGCCGTTCGGCCAGCGCCGTCTGTCAGGTCCAGGTCTACGCCGATGCTTGGCGCCAACCAGACCCGGTGACGGTGGACTTCGATCCGGCGGCGCCTCTGCTTCCGCTTCCGCTTCTCTCTGCTCACCCCACCACCGATCTGGTGGACGGCCAGGTAGTTCACCTGAGTGGATCGGGCTTCGATCCAGGATCGTGGATCGTCATCACCCAGTGCGGCCCGACCGATCTCGACGGGAACAGGACTTGCAGGTCCAACCACACCAGCGCTTCGCCAGATCCGATTGGCGCCATCGAATCTGATTTGGCGGTGCGAACCATCATCAAGCCGTGGGCGGACAGCGGCGACGAGCCGGTCGATTGCCGGGTGCAGAACTGCGTGGTGAGGGCATATTCGCCCGACGGCAGCTACGTGTTCCCGCTCGATTTCGATCCCGACGCTCCGTTGATGGCTCCTCCGTCGGTGTCGGTCGACCCCTCGGCGGACATTGTCGATGGTGAAGCGGTGGCGGTGACCCTCACCGGCTTCGATCCGGCCACCTACGTCGACGTATCGCTGTGTGAGATCGGTACCGAGCGATGCGATCCGGCATCGTCACGTTCGCCAGAGATCGACATGGACGGCCCGACGGTCGTAGAACTGAAGTTGTACGGAGCCTTCCCCACCTATGCCGAACCGGTCGACTGCCGGCAGGGTCCTGGCTGTGAGATCAGGGTCACCGACTGGATCGAGGAGGAGACCTACCGGGTTCCGGTCTCCTTCGGGCCGCCACCTCCGTCTCGGGGCCGCTTCATCGACCCGGTGTTCAGCGACATCGAAGTGGACCACGATGTGCTCTATCGGACCACCACCGATCACCTGGGACGCACCGTCGACCTGAAGATGGACATCTACCAGCCGGCCGGTGACCGCCTCGCCCAGCGTCCGGTGGTCATGTGGATGCACGGCGGTTGGTTCATCTTTGGTGACAAGTCCTCCATGGAGCCCTATGCCTGGGCATCGGCTCAGCGTGGGTATGTGGCCATATCCCTCCAGTACCGGCTGAGGACCGATGCCTCCACCTCACAGCTCGAGGAGGTGGTGGCCGCGGCCCATGATGCCCGTGACGATGCATCGGCGGCCCTGCATTGGATCAGGGCCAACGCCGATGACCTGAGGATCGATCCTCGGGCCATCTTCGTCGGCGGCTATTCGGCTGGCGGGGTGTTGAGCTGGAACCTGTCCTATCCGGACCAGTCCCGTGGCTACGGCCCTTCCGAGGTGGCAGCCGCCGCTCCCATCGCCGGAGTTCCCTTCGTGGCCCGAACCCGGTGA